Within Pseudomonadota bacterium, the genomic segment CAGCGTCGTTGGAAGACGGTTCGAGCCAAAGCATCCGCTGGTCGACCTGGTAGCCAACCGAACTCAGGCGAAGGCTGATCGGGGCAGCGACCACAGCGTCAAGCTGCGTCGCCAGGCGGGCCTGCTGGTCCTCGTCGATGTCGCCAAGGAACACCAAGGTGACGTGGAGGTTCTGCACCGCCACCGCTCCCGGCAGGTTGCGCCAACAGAGCGCGCGCCACCGGTCGATGTCGAGGGCGGTGTCGGCGTCAGGCAGCAGGGCGAGAAAGGCGCGCACGCTCAGCGATCGACCACCAGCGGCCCGGCGACGGTGTGCGCGGCAATCGCGTCCCAATCCCAATCGATGCCGAGGCCGGGCTCGCTCGGTGCAACGGCAAAACCGTTTTCGATCCGCAGGCGCGACCCCATGATCGCATCGAGTTGCGGGATGTATTCCAGCCACGGCGCGTTGGTGACGGCGCAGCACAGGCTGACGTGCAGCTCCATCAGGAAATGCGGACAGATCGGCACGTTGTAGGCTTCGGCGAGGTGCGCGACCTTCAGCCACGGCGTGATGCCGCCGACGCGCGCCACGTCGGCCTGGACGATGCTGCAGGCATCGGCCTGCAAGTAGTCCTTGAACTGCGAGAGCGCGTAGACACTCTCGCCGATCGCGATGGGCACCGTGCTGTGCTGGGCAAGCCGCCGGTGCGCGTCAACGTCGTCGGCGGGCAGCGGTTCCTCGAACCAGGCCACATCGGCTTCCTCGAGCGCCGACAGACGACGCAGCGCGCCCGGCACACTGAAGCACTGGTTGGCGTCGACCATGATGTCGAAGCCCTCGCCGAGCGCCTCGCGCAGCGCCAGCAGGCGGGTTCGATCGTCGCCGGCTTTCGGCTTGCCGATCTTCACCTTGGTGCCCCGGAAGCCACGGTCCTGCACCGCGATGGCATCAGCCACCAGCGCATCGACCTCGAGGTGCAACCAGCCGCCTTCGGTGCTGTAGAGCGGCACCGCGGGCTTGGCACCACCGGCGAGTTGCCAGAGCGGCCGCCCGGCCTTGCGGCAGCGCAGGTCCCAGAGCGCCGTGTCGATGGCGGCGAGCGCGAGAGACGTGATCGCGCCCACCGAAGTCGCGTGCGTGCGGAACAGCGCGCCACGCCAGACCGCCTCGACCGCGTCGGCTTCGCGGCCGATCAGAAACGGGGCGAGGGTCTGTTCCAACAGCGAGAGGATGGCCGGGCCACCGGTGCCGATGGTGTAGCTGTAGCCGGTGCCGGATGCGCCGTCGGCGTCGGTGACGCGCAGCAGCACGGTTTCCTGCACCTCGAAGGACTGGATCGCGTCGGTTCGCACCACCGGCGGCTCGAGGTTGACCAGCTGCAGTTCGACCCGTTCGATCAACGCCATGCGCGCGTCAGCCCGGTTGTCCGGACGGGGCGGCGGGCAACAGGCCGGCCCCCTCCGCCCAGTCGGTGTAGCGATCGAACCGGGTGCCGGCCCAGCGCGCGAGGTCACCCTCGGCCACACCGCAACCGGTGCCTTCGACAATCCAGTTCATCATGTTGAACACCGCGCAAACCGAGACCACCGTGAACAGGGCGTCCTCGCCCCAGCCGGCGTCAAAGACCGCCTGGGCATCGGCAGCCGTGACGCGACGGGGCGTCTCGGTCAGCACCTTGGCGTAGCGGCACAGCGGCCGCAGGCGCGGCTCGATCGGCGCGGTGTCGAGGTCCGTGAGCAGCGCACCCACGAGGCCCGCAGGTACGACGAGCGCCTCGGCAAAGCCCGTGTGCGAGCCGTGGCAGTAGGCGCAGGCGTTCAACCCCGACACGTAGGCCGCGAGCAGCTCGCGCTCGGACACCCCCACTGGCCCGGGGGCGCGCATGACCGCATCGAGCAGCGCCGTCAGCGGTCCGATCGCGCCCGGGTGGGCACGGAAGACATCCGAGAGGTTCGGTGTGTCGGGCAGGCTCGGGAAGACAGCCGACACCGGTCAGCCCGTGACGATTGGCGCGCCCGCGTCTTTCCAGTCCTGAATGCCACCGCCGTTGAGCACCTCGCCATAACCCATGTCCTTCAGGGTTTTGCCGGCGAGCGCCGCTTGCCCGCCAAGCGCACAGAACACCACCACCCGTTTGGCCTTGTCCATCGCCGGGTTGTGCATCACGAAATCAGGGTCGGCGTTGAACTCGAGCAGCCCGCGTGGGATCTGCACGGCGCCCTCCACCGTACCAGTCTCGGCAATCGCCGCGGCCGGGCGCACATCGAGAAACACCGTGTCGTCGCTGCCCAACCAGGCCATCGCGTCCGCAGCCGCAACCTTCGGTACCACCGCGTTGGCTGCCTCGAGAAACTCGGCAACGCCCTTTCCAGATTCTGTGCTCATACCTGACCTCTCTATGGGTTGTTCGAGAACGCCAGTGGGCAGCGCACACGACCCACCGGCCCACCACCTTTTCCACGTGAAGACGCAGGACCAAAGGGCGCGCGCGTCGCGTCTCTTCGCAATATACCAGAGGCCCCGACAGCACTCGATTTACCGCGTCAGCTTGCTAGGGCCACGCAGCCTACCCCATCGCACACCCAACTTCGGGCCGCGTATTCATACGTTTGCATTCTAATGATGCAACAGATTTCGGCATTCCGATCGATACCGACGCTATACCGCACGACGCTCACCCGTCGGCTGTTTTGGAGCGCAAGGACCACAGGGTTGATGGGATGATAAAACGGGTCAAACAAACGCTGTTCACCTTCGTCATCGTGGCCGTGCTAGCGGCCTGCCAGTCGAGCGAACCCGACGCGCCGAAGACCGACACGAACACCGAAACCGGTGAGAACACACCGAACCCAGATCAGCAGCCGGACAGGGTCGAGCCAACCGACCCCACAGAGCCGACGGACCCCGTCGAGCCCACAGACCCCACAGAGCCAACGGAACCCGTCGAGCCCACAGACCCCACGGAGCCGACAGACACCGTCGAGCCAACCGACCCCACGGAGCCGACAGACCCTGTCGAGCCCACGGACCCCACTGAGCCGACGGACCCGGTCGAGCCCACAGACCCCACCGAGCCGACGGACCCAGTCGAGCCTACTGACCCGACTGAGCCGGTTGTGCCACAGAACACCACACCGGATGTTCCGTTGGTTGCCGGTTGCGATACGTGCCCAACGCACCCCCCATTTACGCGCACCACCCGCACCACATCCAACACCGTGTGGGTGTCCGCGTACGGTGCCCAGGGCGACGGCAGCAACGAGGAATATGCGCTGCAGCGCGCGATCGACGCTGCCGGCGATGGCGGTAGCGTTGTCTTCGAGAGCGATCGCGTCTACACGATCTGCAAGATGCTGCGGCCACGTCCCAATCAATTGTGGCAGCCCAGCGGCGAGGCCCCAGCGACGCTGCGGCGTTGCGACTCGCCGGTGACAACGCTCATCGCCGATGCCCTGCCTGGGGCGACGTCGGTCGCCGTTGCAAGCACCGCAGGCTTCGAGCCGGGCATGTGGGTTTCACCGGTTCGCGAGGGCGGAAACGACTACTACGCCGGCGAGTTCGCTCACCACCCTGTCTACGAGGTTTCACCCGGCTTGGTTCAGTTCCACAACGGGCTGGGCAAGGCGTACAGCGCGGGTGACAAACTGGTCACGTCCTTCGCGATGGTGCGTGACGCGAACGGCGTCACCTTCGAAGGCCTGGTGTTCGATGGCAACGCCGCCGGGAACGACCATTTTGTGAGTTGGGCCAGGCATTCCTCGTTGTGGATGCATTCACTCGACAGCACCGTCAAGCACAGTGCGTTCATCGACTCTCAGGGCGATGCCATCACGGTGCAGGGGCTCGACAACCTGATTGAGTACAACACGTTCACGCAGCTCAATGGTGCGGCCTTGCATTTCAGTGCAGCGAATCAGACGATCGTGCGCAACAACCATATGATCGAAACCAACCTTCAAGCGCAGCGTGTTGTGCATGCCGAAGCAGCCGCCACCTGGTCGCTTGGCAACCAAGACATCTTGATTGAAAACAACTGCATTCAAGACATTTCCGAGGCCGCCTTTGGTCACATCCTCGTTCACGGCAACAACTACGGCGCAGACATCCGGGACAACCAAGTCTGCCGCGTTAATACGTTGATGACGGTCGTCACGAACAGCGACTTCACAGTCGACCTGCTCTTGACCGGGAATAGCATTGACAAAGGTGGCCGTCTCAACCTGGTTGGCAACAACAGCACCCTCAGCGGTATCGAGATCAGCGGCAATCGCATCACGGATACGGCGATCAGTACAAAGAACACGCGAGACCTGACGATCGAAAACAACCTGTTCACCGTCTCCGATGACGCTGACTTCCGTGACGAATTGGAGTCACC encodes:
- a CDS encoding mandelate racemase/muconate lactonizing enzyme family protein; this encodes MALIERVELQLVNLEPPVVRTDAIQSFEVQETVLLRVTDADGASGTGYSYTIGTGGPAILSLLEQTLAPFLIGREADAVEAVWRGALFRTHATSVGAITSLALAAIDTALWDLRCRKAGRPLWQLAGGAKPAVPLYSTEGGWLHLEVDALVADAIAVQDRGFRGTKVKIGKPKAGDDRTRLLALREALGEGFDIMVDANQCFSVPGALRRLSALEEADVAWFEEPLPADDVDAHRRLAQHSTVPIAIGESVYALSQFKDYLQADACSIVQADVARVGGITPWLKVAHLAEAYNVPICPHFLMELHVSLCCAVTNAPWLEYIPQLDAIMGSRLRIENGFAVAPSEPGLGIDWDWDAIAAHTVAGPLVVDR
- a CDS encoding rhodanese-like domain-containing protein, which codes for MSTESGKGVAEFLEAANAVVPKVAAADAMAWLGSDDTVFLDVRPAAAIAETGTVEGAVQIPRGLLEFNADPDFVMHNPAMDKAKRVVVFCALGGQAALAGKTLKDMGYGEVLNGGGIQDWKDAGAPIVTG
- a CDS encoding 2'-5' RNA ligase family protein gives rise to the protein MRAFLALLPDADTALDIDRWRALCWRNLPGAVAVQNLHVTLVFLGDIDEDQQARLATQLDAVVAAPISLRLSSVGYQVDQRMLWLEPSSNDA
- a CDS encoding peroxidase translates to MSAVFPSLPDTPNLSDVFRAHPGAIGPLTALLDAVMRAPGPVGVSERELLAAYVSGLNACAYCHGSHTGFAEALVVPAGLVGALLTDLDTAPIEPRLRPLCRYAKVLTETPRRVTAADAQAVFDAGWGEDALFTVVSVCAVFNMMNWIVEGTGCGVAEGDLARWAGTRFDRYTDWAEGAGLLPAAPSGQPG
- a CDS encoding right-handed parallel beta-helix repeat-containing protein, translated to MSAYGAQGDGSNEEYALQRAIDAAGDGGSVVFESDRVYTICKMLRPRPNQLWQPSGEAPATLRRCDSPVTTLIADALPGATSVAVASTAGFEPGMWVSPVREGGNDYYAGEFAHHPVYEVSPGLVQFHNGLGKAYSAGDKLVTSFAMVRDANGVTFEGLVFDGNAAGNDHFVSWARHSSLWMHSLDSTVKHSAFIDSQGDAITVQGLDNLIEYNTFTQLNGAALHFSAANQTIVRNNHMIETNLQAQRVVHAEAAATWSLGNQDILIENNCIQDISEAAFGHILVHGNNYGADIRDNQVCRVNTLMTVVTNSDFTVDLLLTGNSIDKGGRLNLVGNNSTLSGIEISGNRITDTAISTKNTRDLTIENNLFTVSDDADFRDELESPNNKLATIVVRGGDQISITGNELAGGRKGIQVHNADTRTANVTVANNTVLDNTETAILVGHLSSIDSSDPDQSDFAGVEVRDNTVDSAVLGAGHSAIELGRRARFSGNCVSSNQFGVRVHGYPSTPSVPAWDIVDNRVSSASTSFVASTPFTYGPLFLRNTADQGISSALLSSNPGSEPPTAQTVDCF